A region from the Desulfomarina profundi genome encodes:
- the recC gene encoding exodeoxyribonuclease V subunit gamma → MFYLHTSNRTENLLHHLGAVIEADDQRTVFDREIFLIQSQGMERMICQFLADTFKVFCNFQFLFPLHFLETIAGQLGLQSGFDGYDRQVFAWRLEAGLRNADSDVFQELRTFMSGTRAGLKRFQLARRLANIFDQYQIMRPEMLESWAVGKTVTGNNSEKWQMLLWQKLQEDPDAGEHRGVLFKRVIDALQQNQSVGKILPRRVSVFGLNTMPPIFLEFLNCLAGHSDVHLFILSPCRQYWGDAAGRRSELVRRVQGTTGNIKKSIGTETDHPLLAGLGQQGRDFQQMMVERVDFQLEFESYEDPLETIEGETVLARVQSDLLQGSIAPVKEKESLDHDDSICLVSCHSAYRETAVLKDYILHRLHTDDSLQLRDIIVMAPDIEQYAAFIPAVFDDIQHSIADFSLQRKNRYIRAFSDFLKLFRGSFGWLEVLDLLRQPVVFPAFGLTAADLECLESWVVDGGVRRGLAKKGEAGEKVSWKAGLERFLVGYCASSECFVDGILPFDNIEGSGGAVLGGLCEFIDIIEESAVHFQQEHTLSRWSEILSGSMERLFDGGEQRDYLELHSLLTDLGAIHGNYHGNPISCDVILEWFTGVVRESRSSSGFLRGQLTFCSMLPMRSVPFRVICLLGLNDGDFPRMDHRPAFDLMADHFKVGDRSVRVDDRYQFLEAILAARSHLYLSFVGQSIRTNEKIPPSVVVSELMELLKKYYGAENSVIEHPLHPFSSRYFKKNGEDRKLFSYDSHSFNIALNLTSGVLPSKSWWEGKINEEVVRIELGELLSFYRNPQIWFLHNILGLRLDNGGRKLPEEHELFRPEGLDQYHVEQRLVKHLLSGEDDREFDKRLRMRGLWPLGEPGSLQYRQKLKEIQQFVEQVSSFDVGESLGEEPFCLQVGQYSFTGTFANRHEKGVLLFRYAKLKGKDLLAAWLHHVTAQRLFGRSTTILVASDQVCHYSPDCTGPSLEHLLDVFVEGCHRPSRFFIEPSFVYCRQAGKTRAKVSPLEKARQNVRSSLDNGYEPAWQQLFGDEGELMLDAEFEKYCHEIMAPVMQGCTDG, encoded by the coding sequence ATGTTTTATCTGCATACTTCCAACAGGACGGAAAACCTGCTGCATCATCTTGGAGCTGTGATTGAAGCTGATGATCAGCGGACTGTTTTCGATCGGGAAATATTTCTTATCCAGAGTCAGGGGATGGAACGGATGATCTGCCAGTTTCTGGCGGACACTTTCAAAGTTTTCTGCAATTTTCAGTTTCTTTTTCCCCTTCATTTCCTTGAAACCATTGCAGGACAATTGGGACTGCAGTCAGGTTTTGATGGATACGACCGGCAGGTTTTCGCCTGGAGACTTGAAGCCGGGCTACGTAATGCGGACAGCGATGTTTTTCAGGAATTGAGGACATTCATGTCAGGAACCAGGGCCGGGCTGAAACGATTTCAATTAGCCCGAAGACTGGCCAATATCTTTGACCAGTATCAGATCATGCGTCCTGAAATGCTCGAATCCTGGGCTGTGGGAAAAACGGTAACTGGAAATAACTCTGAAAAATGGCAGATGCTGCTCTGGCAGAAACTGCAGGAAGATCCCGATGCAGGGGAACACCGGGGAGTACTGTTCAAACGTGTTATAGATGCATTGCAGCAAAATCAATCTGTCGGAAAGATACTGCCGCGCCGTGTTTCGGTCTTTGGTTTAAATACCATGCCGCCCATTTTTCTTGAATTTTTAAACTGTCTGGCCGGTCACAGTGATGTTCATCTGTTCATTCTTTCCCCCTGTAGACAGTATTGGGGTGATGCCGCAGGCAGGCGGAGTGAACTTGTCAGAAGAGTGCAGGGGACCACCGGGAATATAAAAAAAAGCATTGGAACGGAAACGGATCATCCGCTCTTGGCCGGTTTGGGTCAGCAGGGAAGGGATTTCCAGCAGATGATGGTGGAGCGCGTTGATTTCCAGTTGGAATTTGAAAGTTACGAGGATCCTCTGGAGACAATTGAGGGGGAAACTGTTCTGGCAAGAGTCCAATCGGATCTTCTCCAGGGATCGATCGCTCCTGTAAAAGAAAAAGAAAGTCTGGATCATGATGATTCCATTTGCCTTGTTTCATGTCATTCGGCCTATCGTGAGACAGCCGTTCTCAAGGATTATATTCTCCACCGGCTGCATACGGATGACAGCCTGCAGCTGCGGGACATCATTGTCATGGCTCCCGATATTGAGCAGTATGCGGCTTTTATCCCTGCTGTTTTTGATGATATCCAACATTCCATTGCTGATTTTTCACTTCAGAGAAAAAACCGTTATATCAGGGCATTTTCAGATTTCCTGAAACTTTTTCGCGGCAGTTTCGGCTGGCTTGAGGTACTGGATCTGCTCAGACAGCCAGTGGTATTTCCCGCTTTCGGACTGACAGCTGCAGATCTTGAATGCCTGGAGAGCTGGGTCGTGGACGGGGGAGTGCGCCGGGGACTTGCAAAAAAAGGAGAGGCAGGGGAGAAAGTGAGCTGGAAGGCCGGACTGGAGCGGTTTCTTGTGGGATATTGTGCATCGTCCGAGTGCTTTGTGGATGGGATCCTGCCTTTTGACAATATCGAAGGGAGCGGTGGTGCTGTCCTGGGAGGGCTCTGTGAGTTTATTGATATCATAGAAGAAAGTGCGGTTCACTTTCAACAGGAGCATACCCTGTCCCGATGGTCTGAGATTCTTTCAGGTAGTATGGAGAGACTTTTTGATGGTGGCGAACAGCGTGATTATCTTGAGCTTCATTCGCTTCTGACCGATCTGGGAGCTATCCACGGGAACTATCATGGTAACCCGATTTCATGTGATGTTATTTTGGAGTGGTTTACCGGTGTTGTCCGGGAGAGCCGGTCCAGTTCCGGGTTCCTCAGGGGGCAGCTTACCTTCTGTTCCATGTTACCCATGCGTTCCGTTCCCTTTCGGGTCATCTGTCTGCTGGGGTTGAATGATGGTGATTTTCCCCGGATGGACCATCGGCCTGCTTTTGATCTGATGGCGGATCATTTCAAGGTCGGGGATCGTTCCGTAAGGGTGGATGACCGCTACCAGTTTCTGGAAGCAATATTGGCTGCCCGCTCTCATCTTTATCTCAGTTTCGTGGGGCAGTCCATACGTACCAACGAGAAAATCCCTCCTTCTGTAGTGGTGAGTGAACTGATGGAGCTGCTCAAAAAATATTATGGAGCGGAGAATAGTGTAATTGAACATCCCCTGCATCCCTTCAGCTCCCGTTATTTTAAAAAGAATGGGGAAGATAGAAAACTGTTCAGCTATGATTCCCACAGTTTCAACATCGCCTTGAACCTGACCTCTGGCGTTCTTCCTTCAAAGTCCTGGTGGGAGGGAAAAATAAATGAAGAGGTAGTACGGATAGAGTTGGGTGAACTTCTCAGCTTTTATCGCAATCCCCAGATATGGTTCCTGCATAATATCCTTGGGTTAAGGTTGGATAACGGCGGGAGAAAACTCCCGGAGGAGCATGAACTCTTTCGTCCGGAGGGACTAGATCAATACCATGTTGAACAGCGACTGGTTAAACATCTCCTTTCCGGGGAGGATGATCGGGAGTTTGATAAGAGATTGAGGATGAGAGGACTCTGGCCCCTCGGGGAACCTGGATCTTTACAATACAGGCAGAAACTCAAAGAGATACAGCAATTTGTAGAGCAGGTGTCTTCATTTGACGTGGGGGAATCGCTGGGTGAAGAACCGTTTTGTCTTCAGGTTGGTCAATACAGCTTTACCGGGACCTTTGCAAATCGTCACGAGAAGGGAGTGCTGCTTTTCAGGTATGCAAAATTGAAAGGAAAAGATCTGCTGGCAGCTTGGCTCCATCATGTTACCGCCCAAAGACTTTTTGGCAGAAGCACGACCATACTCGTGGCTTCCGACCAGGTCTGTCATTATTCTCCGGATTGCACAGGGCCTTCACTGGAACATCTGCTGGATGTCTTTGTCGAAGGGTGCCATAGACCATCGAGGTTTTTTATTGAACCTTCATTTGTCTACTGCAGACAGGCAGGAAAGACCAGAGCAAAGGTTTCTCCCCTGGAAAAGGCCCGGCAGAATGTGAGGAGTTCTTTAGATAACGGGTATGAGCCTGCCTGGCAACAGTTGTTTGGGGATGAAGGTGAACTGATGCTTGATGCAGAATTTGAAAAATACTGTCATGAAATAATGGCGCCGGTCATGCAGGGGTGCACAGATGGTTGA
- a CDS encoding universal stress protein encodes MSVIREIKKVVTPVDFSDNAKIIAESAAYFAGRFNGSMYLVFVVQNFEDYSGFFVPQMTIPTLEGELVESAEKKMASFCDELEDFCSKAGVSELHFKVLMGDVAEQIVDHAAELEADLIIMGTHGYKGLEKIMFGSVADKVVRSAPCPVMTINPYTCC; translated from the coding sequence ATGAGTGTAATTCGTGAAATTAAAAAGGTTGTGACTCCAGTGGATTTCTCAGACAATGCGAAAATTATTGCCGAATCCGCAGCTTATTTTGCAGGCAGATTCAACGGTTCCATGTATCTTGTTTTTGTTGTACAGAACTTTGAGGACTATTCAGGCTTTTTTGTGCCGCAGATGACCATTCCCACGCTTGAGGGAGAGCTTGTGGAAAGTGCCGAAAAAAAAATGGCCTCTTTCTGTGATGAGCTGGAAGATTTCTGCAGTAAAGCCGGGGTATCCGAACTGCATTTCAAGGTACTGATGGGAGATGTCGCGGAACAGATTGTTGATCATGCCGCCGAACTGGAAGCTGATCTGATCATCATGGGCACCCATGGATATAAGGGTTTGGAGAAGATCATGTTCGGCAGTGTAGCTGACAAGGTCGTTCGCTCCGCACCTTGCCCAGTGATGACAATCAACCCCTATACCTGCTGTTGA
- a CDS encoding MOSC domain-containing protein produces MNTIKAISISDRKGMRKKNIDSSTLIENFGLKNDAHGGKWHRQVSFLAQESINFMREKGLDVVAGNFAENITTEGINLVGLQVGSHLTMGECEIIISQLGKICHNRCAIYHQAGDCVMPREGIFGVVTRGGRISVGDTITIPGKISATAALIATGNDENEFGEELRRKITEKKAPAFIRFDSLDDKNRNLTQILTDLTETQKIDDIILFDPAGSYGLALSGFEKTDHKKNLYKKNSSTLHLCRTVDELFSVT; encoded by the coding sequence TTGAATACCATAAAAGCAATATCCATCAGTGACAGAAAAGGAATGCGGAAAAAAAATATAGACTCATCTACCCTGATTGAGAATTTTGGGTTGAAAAACGATGCCCATGGAGGGAAATGGCACCGCCAGGTGAGTTTTCTTGCCCAGGAAAGTATCAATTTCATGCGTGAAAAAGGATTGGACGTGGTTGCCGGGAACTTCGCGGAAAATATTACGACTGAAGGCATCAACCTGGTTGGACTGCAGGTGGGAAGCCATCTGACAATGGGTGAATGTGAAATTATCATTTCTCAACTTGGAAAAATCTGCCATAATCGCTGCGCTATCTATCATCAGGCCGGAGACTGTGTCATGCCTAGAGAAGGTATCTTCGGCGTTGTCACCAGAGGCGGCAGGATATCCGTGGGTGATACCATTACTATTCCTGGCAAAATATCGGCAACAGCTGCCCTCATAGCAACCGGCAATGATGAAAATGAATTCGGTGAAGAGTTACGCAGGAAAATAACCGAAAAAAAAGCTCCCGCCTTTATCCGGTTTGACAGCCTTGATGATAAAAACAGGAATCTGACTCAAATCCTGACGGATCTGACTGAAACGCAGAAAATCGATGACATCATTCTTTTTGATCCGGCGGGCAGTTACGGTCTCGCCCTTTCCGGCTTTGAAAAAACTGATCACAAAAAAAATCTGTATAAAAAGAATTCATCAACTCTCCACCTGTGCAGAACGGTAGATGAACTTTTTTCTGTAACCTGA
- the ubiE gene encoding bifunctional demethylmenaquinone methyltransferase/2-methoxy-6-polyprenyl-1,4-benzoquinol methylase UbiE encodes MSKGPGVQKMFDAIAGRYDMMNRVMTLGQDQKWRKFVVKKTDVSRGGWVLDLATGTGDIAALMLDQYDTVKPVGADFSIGMLEEARRRFGEKSIAWQSCDANRLPFFDGIFEAVTFGYLLRNVDDSLRVLREVHRVMKPGGRVVCLDTTPPERNLLYPFLRFYFRFCIPALGRMIADDESAYAYLTGSTMEFHRADKLAELFRKAGFTRVGFKKFMFGTIAIHWGEK; translated from the coding sequence TTGAGTAAAGGACCAGGTGTACAGAAGATGTTTGATGCCATTGCCGGGCGGTATGACATGATGAACCGTGTCATGACACTGGGCCAGGATCAGAAATGGCGGAAATTTGTTGTGAAAAAAACTGATGTTTCCCGGGGAGGATGGGTTCTTGATCTGGCAACAGGGACCGGTGACATTGCTGCCCTCATGCTTGATCAATACGACACTGTAAAACCGGTTGGTGCAGATTTTTCCATCGGTATGCTTGAGGAGGCTCGCAGGAGGTTTGGAGAAAAATCGATTGCATGGCAGTCATGTGACGCCAACAGACTGCCGTTTTTTGATGGGATCTTTGAGGCCGTCACCTTCGGCTATCTTCTGCGCAATGTGGATGATAGTCTCAGGGTCTTGCGCGAGGTTCATCGGGTCATGAAACCAGGAGGCCGGGTTGTCTGCCTGGATACAACGCCACCTGAAAGAAACCTGCTTTATCCATTTCTTCGTTTTTATTTTCGTTTCTGTATTCCGGCTCTCGGCCGGATGATTGCCGATGATGAGTCGGCTTATGCCTACCTGACCGGTTCAACCATGGAATTTCATCGGGCTGATAAATTGGCTGAACTCTTTCGTAAAGCGGGTTTTACCAGGGTCGGCTTTAAAAAATTCATGTTCGGTACTATCGCCATCCATTGGGGAGAAAAATGA
- the asnS gene encoding asparagine--tRNA ligase: MNKRIRTLLVEQPLNTKVSIKGWVRTRRDSGSFSFIEINDGSCLANIQVIAGNDLDNYQSEIKQLNTGCSVSIKGELKESPAKGQDVEIHANEICIVGLADPEAYPLQKKRHSFEFLREISHLRPRTNALGAVARVRSRLGYSVHRFFQERGFIQVHTPIITTSDCEGAGEMFQVTTAEEGKSGSHFFGRQAGLTVSGQLQAEVYALSLGDVYTFGPTFRAENSNTSRHLAEFWMIEPEMAFCDLRGNMRVAEDMMHYLLEDIMVSCAEDLELFNKFIEKGLLEKLGRVVEQEFAHVTYTDAVDLLLKAKKKFDYPVQWGIDLQSEHERYLTEEVFRRPLVVTDYPATIKPFYMRVNEDGRTVAAMDILVPGIGELVGGSQREERYDVLESRMVEAGIDLEEYQWYLDLRRYGTVPHAGFGLGFERLVQFVTGMKNIREVIPFPRTPGSAPC; this comes from the coding sequence ATGAACAAGCGTATTCGTACTCTGCTCGTGGAACAACCCCTTAACACGAAAGTCAGTATCAAGGGATGGGTAAGGACCAGAAGGGACAGCGGAAGCTTTTCCTTTATAGAAATCAATGATGGTTCCTGTCTTGCTAATATCCAGGTTATTGCGGGCAATGATCTGGACAATTACCAGTCTGAAATCAAGCAGCTTAACACCGGTTGCAGTGTCAGTATAAAGGGTGAATTAAAAGAGTCACCGGCAAAGGGGCAGGATGTGGAAATTCACGCCAATGAAATCTGCATTGTCGGTCTTGCGGATCCGGAGGCCTATCCTCTGCAGAAAAAAAGGCATTCGTTTGAGTTCCTGCGGGAGATAAGTCATCTGCGTCCCAGAACAAATGCCCTGGGGGCCGTTGCCCGTGTCCGTTCAAGACTCGGTTACAGTGTCCATCGTTTTTTTCAGGAAAGAGGTTTTATCCAGGTCCATACACCGATAATAACCACCAGCGACTGTGAAGGTGCCGGAGAGATGTTTCAGGTGACAACTGCAGAGGAAGGAAAATCGGGTAGTCATTTTTTCGGACGACAGGCCGGTTTGACCGTGAGCGGCCAGTTGCAGGCTGAAGTGTATGCCCTGTCTCTTGGGGATGTGTATACCTTCGGTCCTACGTTCAGGGCTGAAAACTCGAATACAAGCCGACATCTCGCCGAATTCTGGATGATTGAACCGGAAATGGCCTTCTGTGATCTCAGGGGGAATATGCGTGTCGCTGAGGACATGATGCATTACCTGCTTGAAGATATCATGGTTAGCTGTGCAGAAGACCTGGAGCTTTTCAATAAGTTCATCGAGAAAGGGCTGCTTGAAAAACTTGGTCGGGTTGTGGAACAGGAATTTGCCCATGTGACTTATACGGACGCTGTTGATCTGCTTTTAAAGGCAAAGAAAAAATTTGATTATCCCGTTCAATGGGGCATTGATCTGCAGTCCGAGCATGAACGCTACCTGACGGAAGAAGTATTCAGGAGGCCACTTGTTGTCACCGATTATCCGGCGACAATCAAACCGTTTTATATGCGTGTCAATGAGGATGGCAGAACCGTTGCGGCCATGGATATTCTGGTCCCCGGAATTGGAGAACTGGTAGGTGGCAGTCAGCGTGAAGAACGGTATGATGTTCTGGAATCGAGAATGGTTGAGGCCGGGATCGATCTTGAGGAATATCAATGGTATCTTGATCTCCGTCGTTATGGAACTGTTCCCCATGCCGGGTTTGGCCTGGGATTTGAGCGGCTGGTCCAGTTTGTTACCGGAATGAAGAATATCAGGGAAGTTATACCTTTCCCGCGAACACCGGGATCGGCTCCCTGTTAA
- a CDS encoding tRNA lysidine(34) synthetase: protein MDSNYSLPPHVNRKIGRAMHDYSMLDDGDRVMIAVSGGIDSLTLAWILKSWRKKAPISFEVMVQVIDHGFWRDHAGVADPGESIGKQLERFAITYAIDSAWERMDQLKSCFQCARDRRSQLFDLARQRGFNKIALGHHMDDLIETFFLNILYSGNISTMVPVQKLFGGNLVLIRPMAYLDKNEVMMVGGDLGFLPVENFCPFSDKGRRGSVRKLLASLYDKNPLAKKSIFAALANIRSEYML, encoded by the coding sequence ATGGACAGTAATTATTCCCTTCCTCCACATGTGAACAGGAAAATCGGCAGGGCAATGCACGATTATTCTATGCTTGATGATGGCGACCGGGTCATGATCGCTGTTTCGGGCGGCATTGACAGTCTGACTTTGGCCTGGATCCTGAAAAGCTGGCGGAAAAAGGCACCCATTTCTTTTGAGGTGATGGTCCAGGTCATCGACCATGGTTTCTGGCGTGACCATGCCGGTGTTGCCGACCCTGGAGAATCAATTGGAAAACAGCTTGAAAGATTTGCGATTACATATGCCATTGACTCCGCCTGGGAGAGAATGGATCAGCTTAAATCGTGTTTTCAATGTGCCAGGGACAGGAGAAGTCAGCTGTTTGATCTGGCTCGGCAGAGGGGGTTCAACAAGATTGCCCTTGGACACCACATGGATGATCTTATCGAGACATTCTTTTTGAATATTCTCTACAGCGGTAATATTTCAACGATGGTTCCTGTCCAGAAACTGTTCGGAGGAAACCTTGTACTCATAAGGCCCATGGCTTATCTTGATAAAAATGAGGTGATGATGGTCGGTGGAGACCTGGGTTTTTTACCGGTTGAAAACTTCTGTCCTTTCAGCGATAAGGGCAGGAGGGGAAGTGTAAGAAAACTGCTGGCGTCTCTTTATGATAAAAACCCATTGGCTAAAAAATCCATTTTTGCGGCCCTTGCCAATATTCGGTCTGAATATATGTTGTAA
- the rplM gene encoding 50S ribosomal protein L13 — translation MKTYLAPVNEIERKWYVVDAEDKVLGRLASEIASRLRGKHKPTFSSFIDNGDFIVVTNAEKIRLTGNKLNDKKYYHHTGYIGGIKEINAKDLLAKNPTSLITAAVKGMLPKNKLGRAQLKKLKVYAGKDHPHAAQQPTVLDI, via the coding sequence ATGAAAACCTATCTTGCTCCAGTCAACGAGATCGAGAGGAAATGGTATGTTGTCGACGCAGAGGACAAGGTACTGGGCCGTCTGGCATCGGAAATAGCCTCCCGTCTTCGCGGCAAACATAAACCGACTTTCTCATCCTTTATAGATAATGGTGATTTCATCGTTGTAACCAATGCTGAAAAAATCCGTCTCACAGGCAACAAGCTAAATGATAAGAAGTATTATCATCATACCGGATATATTGGTGGTATCAAAGAGATCAATGCGAAAGATCTGCTGGCCAAGAACCCGACTTCGCTTATCACTGCTGCCGTCAAGGGAATGCTTCCCAAAAACAAACTGGGAAGGGCTCAGTTGAAAAAATTGAAAGTGTATGCCGGTAAAGATCATCCACATGCAGCACAACAGCCCACCGTTTTAGATATTTAA
- the rpsI gene encoding 30S ribosomal protein S9 has protein sequence MAQDRFYATGKRKNAIARVWLTPGTGKVIVNKMEADKYFGQIFKSHKIEKPFKVTETTEQYDVMATLKGGGKSAQVDALCHGISKALLETNPETRLPLKQSGLLTRDPRVKERKKYGQKGARAKFQFSKR, from the coding sequence ATGGCCCAAGATAGATTTTACGCCACCGGGAAAAGGAAAAATGCCATTGCCAGAGTCTGGCTTACTCCTGGAACCGGAAAGGTTATTGTAAACAAAATGGAAGCTGACAAGTATTTTGGTCAGATCTTCAAGAGTCACAAAATTGAAAAACCCTTTAAGGTCACAGAAACAACAGAGCAATATGATGTCATGGCGACCCTGAAAGGTGGCGGCAAGTCTGCACAGGTGGATGCGCTCTGTCACGGTATTTCCAAGGCACTTCTTGAAACAAATCCGGAAACCCGCCTTCCTCTGAAACAATCCGGTCTGCTTACCCGTGACCCAAGAGTCAAGGAACGGAAGAAATACGGACAGAAAGGTGCCCGCGCTAAATTCCAGTTCTCGAAACGATAG
- a CDS encoding tRNA pseudouridine synthase A encodes MEPRNIKLVIGYDGTGFSGWQRQKRGEKTIQGTIETCLNRMTCNEITLHGAGRTDAGVHAEGMVAHFHTTASITPSEFLQALNSMLPGAIRIFQADEVDRDFHSRFSARKKTYRYSIFTGSIQPPISASTLCMSKQISKSIE; translated from the coding sequence ATGGAGCCCCGTAATATAAAACTTGTTATTGGATATGATGGAACCGGTTTCAGTGGCTGGCAGAGGCAAAAAAGGGGGGAAAAAACCATTCAGGGCACAATTGAAACCTGTCTGAACAGGATGACCTGCAACGAAATTACCCTCCACGGAGCCGGGAGAACCGATGCCGGAGTCCATGCAGAAGGAATGGTTGCTCATTTCCACACAACAGCTTCAATAACCCCTTCAGAATTTCTCCAGGCACTCAACTCCATGCTTCCAGGAGCAATACGGATTTTCCAGGCAGACGAAGTAGATCGGGATTTTCACTCCCGTTTTTCCGCCAGAAAAAAGACTTATCGCTACTCCATTTTTACAGGATCCATCCAGCCCCCAATATCCGCCTCTACTCTCTGCATGTCAAAACAGATCTCAAAGTCGATAGAATAA
- a CDS encoding pseudouridine synthase family protein, with protein MGTHDFSSFENSGTRDKHATSGRGAVRTLYRASLHQREEQILLEFTGDGFLRNMVRNIVGTALDCGRGHLTPGQFKMILTAKDRTCAGPTAPPHGLSLVKVFY; from the coding sequence GTGGGAACACATGATTTTTCCTCATTTGAAAACAGCGGTACACGCGATAAACATGCCACTTCAGGGCGAGGAGCAGTGAGAACACTGTACAGGGCTTCACTTCACCAGAGGGAAGAACAGATCCTGCTGGAATTTACCGGTGACGGTTTTCTGCGAAACATGGTCAGGAATATTGTTGGCACCGCACTGGATTGCGGCAGAGGCCACCTGACCCCAGGTCAATTCAAAATGATACTTACCGCAAAGGACAGAACCTGTGCCGGCCCGACGGCGCCACCCCATGGTCTGAGCCTGGTAAAAGTGTTTTATTGA